One genomic region from Vanacampus margaritifer isolate UIUO_Vmar chromosome 2, RoL_Vmar_1.0, whole genome shotgun sequence encodes:
- the LOC144043870 gene encoding transmembrane protein 235 has translation MRYGLVVLSAGFSGLLSFCFLAVSIGTDYWYIIDVNKPNYTGEELSSYSGLWRINEGSNKSSVIPTFTANMNALSEVERHLLELHKAVVIILPMSLVLLVFGWIFGLVSSLACSPKLLTGTAFYFLICGLFTLTGVSLYIDYSNKAMKEFQRVVAPEELAFVSVWFGWSFAMAWMSFALELSAGLLLLLAAKVTQMKGSYDCGVAVTL, from the exons ATGAGGTACGGCTTGGTGGTTCTCTCTGCCGGCTTCTCGGGATTGCTGAGCTTTTGCTTTCTCGCCGTGTCAATTGGAACTGATTATTGGTACATTATCGATGTGAATAAACCAAACTACACAGGCGAGGAGCTGAGTTCCTACTCCGGACTATGGAGAATTAATGAAG GATCAAACAAGAGTTCCGTCATCCCTACCTTTACGGCGAACATGAACGCCCTGTCTGAAGTGGAGAGGCACCTTCTTG agCTGCACAAGGCGGTGGTCATCATATTGCCGATGAGCTTGGTGCTGCTGGTGTTTGGTTGGATTTTCGGCCTCGTCAGTTCGTTGGCCTGCAGCCCGAAGCTACTGACCGGAACCGCATTCTACTTTCTCATCTGCG GTCTCTTCACCTTGACTGGGGTAAGCCTCTACATCGACTACTCCAACAAGGCCATGAAGGAGTTCCAGCGGGTCGTGGCCCCCGAAGAACTGGCTTTTGTGAGCGTGTGGTTTGGCTGGTCTTTCGCCATGGCGTGGATGTCCTTCGCACTGGAGCTCTCCGCTGGCCTGCTTCTCCTGTTGGCCGCCAAAGTCACCCAGATGAAAGGAAGTTACGACTGTGGCGTCGCCGTCACTTTGTGA
- the fscn2a gene encoding fascin-2a isoform X2: MPTNGINRALKLQFGLINYENRYLTAEAFGFKVNASGTSLKKKQIWTLEQDEHDGQVVFLRSHLGRYLASDKDGKITCGAESPDPECRFLIVPQSDGRWALQSEPYLRYFGGSADYLSCFAQVIAEQELWAVHLALHPQASLLSVARKRYAHLSASDGEISVDSNIPWGVDSLVTLVYQDGKYSLKTCDSRFLSNDGKLVKENTNATSFTLELKSGKLAFKDCDGKYLTPVGPTGTLRSGRCSKPGKDELFDLEESHPQVVFQAANKRFVSVKQGMSISANQDVETDMETFQMEIDKKSKKSMFRTNGGSYWTLVTHGEIQSTASEAEINTMFDIEWRGQRVALKASNGKYVCTKKNGQLSAVSDAVGEDELFLMKLINRPILILRGENGFVCHHKNSNTLNANRSVYDIFSLIFNDGAYNVKSVNGKFWYVSSSGLVCSDGEKAEDFFLEFLEHGRIAIKGSNGMYLRGDQGGTLMGDRTSVDASSLWEY; encoded by the exons ATGCCCACAAACGGAATTAACCGAGCCCTAAAGCTCCAGTTTGGGCTCATCAACTATGAAAACCGCTACCTAACAGCAGAGGCCTTTGGTTTCAAGGTGAACGCCTCAGGGACCAGTTTGAAGAAGAAGCAGATCTGGACCTTGGAGCAGGACGAGCATGACGGCCAGGTGGTGTTCCTCCGCAGTCACTTGGGACGTTACCTGGCTTCCGACAAAGACGGCAAAATCACATGTGGGGCTGAAAGTCCTGACCCAGAGTGCCGCTTCCTGATTGTGCCCCAGTCCGACGGTCGTTGGGCGCTGCAATCAGAGCCTTACCTGCGTTACTTTGGAGGCTCCGCCGACTACCTGTCCTGCTTTGCCCAGGTGATTGCGGAACAGGAGTTGTGGGCCGTCCATTTGGCGTTGCATCCACAGGCCAGTCTGCTCAGCGTGGCACGGAAACGCTACGCCCACCTGTCCGCTTCCGACGGAGAGATCTCAGTGGACAGCAACATCCCCTGGGGGGTGGACTCCTTGGTCACCTTGGTGTACCAGGATGGCAAGTACAGCCTGAAGACCTGTGACAGCCGCTTTCTCAGCAATGACGGCAAACTAGTGAAGGAGAACACCAACGCAACCAGCTTTACACTGGAGCTGAAATCAGGCAAGCTGGCCTTCAAGGACTGTGATGGCAAATATCTGACCCCGGTGGGTCCCACGGGAACGCTGCGATCAGGCCGATGCTCCAAGCCAGGGAAAGATGAGCTCTTTGACCTTGAGGAAAGTCATCCACAAGTTGTTTTTCAAGCTGCCAATAAAAGATTTGTCTCCGTCAAGCaag GTATGAGCATTTCAGCCAATCAGGATGTGGAGACGGACATGGAGACTTTCCAGATGGAAATTGACAAGAAGAGCAAAAAGTCTATGTTCAGGACAAATGGGGGGTCCTACTGGACTCTTGTGACACACGGAGAGATCCAGTCCACTGCATCCGAAGC AGAGATCAATACAATGTTTGACATTGAGTGGCGAGGACAGAGGGTGGCTCTCAAAGCCAGTAATGGAAAATATGTGTGCACAAAGAAGAATGGGCAACTCTCAGCAGTGAGCGATGCAGTCG GGGAGGATGAATTGTTCCTGATGAAGCTCATCAATCGACCCATTCTGATCCTGCGCGGAGAGAATGGCTTTGTGTGTCACCACAAGAACTCCAACACTCTAAACGCCAACCGGTCGGTCTACGACATTTTCTCACTGATATTCAACGACGGAGCCTACAATGTTAAAA GTGTGAATGGAAAGTTTTGGTACGTCTCCAGCAGTGGCCTCGTGTGCTCAGATGGAGAAAAAGCTGAAGATTTTTTCTTGGAGTTCCTGGAACACGGGCGAATCGCTATCAAGGGTTCCAACGGCATGTACCTTCGAGGAGACCAGGGAGGCACACTGATGGGCGATCGCACTTCTGTTGATGCATCCTCTCTTTGGGAGTACTAA
- the fscn2a gene encoding fascin-2a isoform X1 gives MPTNGINRALKLQFGLINYENRYLTAEAFGFKVNASGTSLKKKQIWTLEQDEHDGQVVFLRSHLGRYLASDKDGKITCGAESPDPECRFLIVPQSDGRWALQSEPYLRYFGGSADYLSCFAQVIAEQELWAVHLALHPQASLLSVARKRYAHLSASDGEISVDSNIPWGVDSLVTLVYQDGKYSLKTCDSRFLSNDGKLVKENTNATSFTLELKSGKLAFKDCDGKYLTPVGPTGTLRSGRCSKPGKDELFDLEESHPQVVFQAANKRFVSVKQGMSISANQDVETDMETFQMEIDKKSKKSMFRTNGGSYWTLVTHGEIQSTASEAEINTMFDIEWRGQRVALKASNGKYVCTKKNGQLSAVSDAVGKCFYCGDFNYCRLPDAYIHTTAYALCSVSEGEDELFLMKLINRPILILRGENGFVCHHKNSNTLNANRSVYDIFSLIFNDGAYNVKSVNGKFWYVSSSGLVCSDGEKAEDFFLEFLEHGRIAIKGSNGMYLRGDQGGTLMGDRTSVDASSLWEY, from the exons ATGCCCACAAACGGAATTAACCGAGCCCTAAAGCTCCAGTTTGGGCTCATCAACTATGAAAACCGCTACCTAACAGCAGAGGCCTTTGGTTTCAAGGTGAACGCCTCAGGGACCAGTTTGAAGAAGAAGCAGATCTGGACCTTGGAGCAGGACGAGCATGACGGCCAGGTGGTGTTCCTCCGCAGTCACTTGGGACGTTACCTGGCTTCCGACAAAGACGGCAAAATCACATGTGGGGCTGAAAGTCCTGACCCAGAGTGCCGCTTCCTGATTGTGCCCCAGTCCGACGGTCGTTGGGCGCTGCAATCAGAGCCTTACCTGCGTTACTTTGGAGGCTCCGCCGACTACCTGTCCTGCTTTGCCCAGGTGATTGCGGAACAGGAGTTGTGGGCCGTCCATTTGGCGTTGCATCCACAGGCCAGTCTGCTCAGCGTGGCACGGAAACGCTACGCCCACCTGTCCGCTTCCGACGGAGAGATCTCAGTGGACAGCAACATCCCCTGGGGGGTGGACTCCTTGGTCACCTTGGTGTACCAGGATGGCAAGTACAGCCTGAAGACCTGTGACAGCCGCTTTCTCAGCAATGACGGCAAACTAGTGAAGGAGAACACCAACGCAACCAGCTTTACACTGGAGCTGAAATCAGGCAAGCTGGCCTTCAAGGACTGTGATGGCAAATATCTGACCCCGGTGGGTCCCACGGGAACGCTGCGATCAGGCCGATGCTCCAAGCCAGGGAAAGATGAGCTCTTTGACCTTGAGGAAAGTCATCCACAAGTTGTTTTTCAAGCTGCCAATAAAAGATTTGTCTCCGTCAAGCaag GTATGAGCATTTCAGCCAATCAGGATGTGGAGACGGACATGGAGACTTTCCAGATGGAAATTGACAAGAAGAGCAAAAAGTCTATGTTCAGGACAAATGGGGGGTCCTACTGGACTCTTGTGACACACGGAGAGATCCAGTCCACTGCATCCGAAGC AGAGATCAATACAATGTTTGACATTGAGTGGCGAGGACAGAGGGTGGCTCTCAAAGCCAGTAATGGAAAATATGTGTGCACAAAGAAGAATGGGCAACTCTCAGCAGTGAGCGATGCAGTCGGTAAGTGCTTTTACTGTGGTGACTTCAACTACTGTAGATTGCCAgacgcatacatacatacaacagCATACGCTCTATGTTCTGTGTCTGAAGGGGAGGATGAATTGTTCCTGATGAAGCTCATCAATCGACCCATTCTGATCCTGCGCGGAGAGAATGGCTTTGTGTGTCACCACAAGAACTCCAACACTCTAAACGCCAACCGGTCGGTCTACGACATTTTCTCACTGATATTCAACGACGGAGCCTACAATGTTAAAA GTGTGAATGGAAAGTTTTGGTACGTCTCCAGCAGTGGCCTCGTGTGCTCAGATGGAGAAAAAGCTGAAGATTTTTTCTTGGAGTTCCTGGAACACGGGCGAATCGCTATCAAGGGTTCCAACGGCATGTACCTTCGAGGAGACCAGGGAGGCACACTGATGGGCGATCGCACTTCTGTTGATGCATCCTCTCTTTGGGAGTACTAA